One window from the genome of Poecilia reticulata strain Guanapo linkage group LG9, Guppy_female_1.0+MT, whole genome shotgun sequence encodes:
- the LOC103470078 gene encoding secretory carrier-associated membrane protein 1-like isoform X3 produces MSDFDSNPFADPDFSNPFQAAPGNAPKPTPAPSQNTQPAIMKPTEEPPAYSQHQTQPQRNEDQARAQAELLRRQEELEKKAAELDRRERELQSHGVAGGRKNNWPPLPEKLPIGPCFYHDIAVDIPIEFQKTVKIMYNLWMFHAGTLFVNMFGCLAWFIVDASRGVDFGLSMLWFLLFTPCSFVCWYRPLYGAFRSDSSFRFFVFFFVYICQFGVHVLQSIGITGWGTCGWIAALTGLNTSIPVGIIMLLIAALFTALSVGSLIMFKKVHALYRTTGASFEKAQQEFATGVMSNKTVQTAAANAAANAATNAARGAFKPHP; encoded by the exons ATGTCTGATTTTGACAGTAATCCGTTCGCAGACCCGGATTTCAGCAATCCCTTTCAG GCAGCGCCTGGAAATGCACCCAAACCGACGCCCGCCCCGTCCCAGAACACACAACCCGCCATCATGAAACCCACAGAAGAGCCGCCAGCTTATTCACAGCACCAGACTCAG CCGCAACGTAACGAG GACCAAGCGCGTGCTCAGGCGGAGCTGCTCAGAaggcaggaggagctggagaagaaAGCTGCAGAGCTTGATCGCCGGGAGAGAGAGTTGCAGTCCCACGGAGTAGCAGGAG GCCGCAAGAACAACTGGCCTCCGCTACCAGAGAAGTTACCCATCGGTCCGTGTTTCTATCATGATATTGCCGTAGACATTCCCATTGAGTTCCAGAAGACCGTCAAGATCATGTACAACCTTTGGATGT TTCATGCAGGCACGCTCTTTGTGAACATGTTTGGCTGTCTGGCGTGGTTCATCGTGGATGCCTCTCGCGGGGTGGATTTTGGCCTGTCCATGCTCTGGTTTCTGCTCTTCACCCCGTGTTCCTTCGTCTGCTGGTACAGACCGCTTTATGGGGCCTTCAG GAGCGACAGCTCATTCCGcttcttcgtcttcttctttgtctacATTTGTCAGTTTGGAGTCCATGTTCTACAGTCCATTGGCATCACTGGCTGGGGAACATG TGGCTGGATTGCAGCGCTAACTGGTCTGAACACCAGCATCCCAGTCGGTATCATCATGTTACTGATTGCAGCTCTGTTCACTGCGCTGTCTGTGGGCTCGCTCATAATGTTTAAAAAG GTGCATGCGCTGTACCGAACCACTGGTGCCAGTTTTGAGAAGGCTCAGCAGGAGTTTGCAACTGGCGTCATGTCAAACAAGACGGTCCAGACCGCAGCCGCCAACGCCGCCGCCAACGCTGCGACCAACGCCGCCCGCGGCGCCTTCAAGCCTCATCCATAA
- the LOC103470078 gene encoding secretory carrier-associated membrane protein 1-like isoform X4: MSDFDSNPFADPDFSNPFQAAPGNAPKPTPAPSQNTQPAIMKPTEEPPAYSQHQTQDQARAQAELLRRQEELEKKAAELDRRERELQSHGVAGGRKNNWPPLPEKLPIGPCFYHDIAVDIPIEFQKTVKIMYNLWMFHAGTLFVNMFGCLAWFIVDASRGVDFGLSMLWFLLFTPCSFVCWYRPLYGAFRSDSSFRFFVFFFVYICQFGVHVLQSIGITGWGTCGWIAALTGLNTSIPVGIIMLLIAALFTALSVGSLIMFKKVHALYRTTGASFEKAQQEFATGVMSNKTVQTAAANAAANAATNAARGAFKPHP, encoded by the exons ATGTCTGATTTTGACAGTAATCCGTTCGCAGACCCGGATTTCAGCAATCCCTTTCAG GCAGCGCCTGGAAATGCACCCAAACCGACGCCCGCCCCGTCCCAGAACACACAACCCGCCATCATGAAACCCACAGAAGAGCCGCCAGCTTATTCACAGCACCAGACTCAG GACCAAGCGCGTGCTCAGGCGGAGCTGCTCAGAaggcaggaggagctggagaagaaAGCTGCAGAGCTTGATCGCCGGGAGAGAGAGTTGCAGTCCCACGGAGTAGCAGGAG GCCGCAAGAACAACTGGCCTCCGCTACCAGAGAAGTTACCCATCGGTCCGTGTTTCTATCATGATATTGCCGTAGACATTCCCATTGAGTTCCAGAAGACCGTCAAGATCATGTACAACCTTTGGATGT TTCATGCAGGCACGCTCTTTGTGAACATGTTTGGCTGTCTGGCGTGGTTCATCGTGGATGCCTCTCGCGGGGTGGATTTTGGCCTGTCCATGCTCTGGTTTCTGCTCTTCACCCCGTGTTCCTTCGTCTGCTGGTACAGACCGCTTTATGGGGCCTTCAG GAGCGACAGCTCATTCCGcttcttcgtcttcttctttgtctacATTTGTCAGTTTGGAGTCCATGTTCTACAGTCCATTGGCATCACTGGCTGGGGAACATG TGGCTGGATTGCAGCGCTAACTGGTCTGAACACCAGCATCCCAGTCGGTATCATCATGTTACTGATTGCAGCTCTGTTCACTGCGCTGTCTGTGGGCTCGCTCATAATGTTTAAAAAG GTGCATGCGCTGTACCGAACCACTGGTGCCAGTTTTGAGAAGGCTCAGCAGGAGTTTGCAACTGGCGTCATGTCAAACAAGACGGTCCAGACCGCAGCCGCCAACGCCGCCGCCAACGCTGCGACCAACGCCGCCCGCGGCGCCTTCAAGCCTCATCCATAA
- the LOC103470078 gene encoding secretory carrier-associated membrane protein 1-like isoform X1, with translation MSDFDSNPFADPDFSNPFQDPSVTQVTRSAPPGGLEEYNPFTDARTAAPGNAPKPTPAPSQNTQPAIMKPTEEPPAYSQHQTQPQRNEDQARAQAELLRRQEELEKKAAELDRRERELQSHGVAGGRKNNWPPLPEKLPIGPCFYHDIAVDIPIEFQKTVKIMYNLWMFHAGTLFVNMFGCLAWFIVDASRGVDFGLSMLWFLLFTPCSFVCWYRPLYGAFRSDSSFRFFVFFFVYICQFGVHVLQSIGITGWGTCGWIAALTGLNTSIPVGIIMLLIAALFTALSVGSLIMFKKVHALYRTTGASFEKAQQEFATGVMSNKTVQTAAANAAANAATNAARGAFKPHP, from the exons ATGTCTGATTTTGACAGTAATCCGTTCGCAGACCCGGATTTCAGCAATCCCTTTCAG GATCCTTCGGTGACCCAGGTGACACGATCGGCCCCTCCTGGCGGTCTGGAGGAATATAACCCCTTCACAGACGCTAGAACG GCAGCGCCTGGAAATGCACCCAAACCGACGCCCGCCCCGTCCCAGAACACACAACCCGCCATCATGAAACCCACAGAAGAGCCGCCAGCTTATTCACAGCACCAGACTCAG CCGCAACGTAACGAG GACCAAGCGCGTGCTCAGGCGGAGCTGCTCAGAaggcaggaggagctggagaagaaAGCTGCAGAGCTTGATCGCCGGGAGAGAGAGTTGCAGTCCCACGGAGTAGCAGGAG GCCGCAAGAACAACTGGCCTCCGCTACCAGAGAAGTTACCCATCGGTCCGTGTTTCTATCATGATATTGCCGTAGACATTCCCATTGAGTTCCAGAAGACCGTCAAGATCATGTACAACCTTTGGATGT TTCATGCAGGCACGCTCTTTGTGAACATGTTTGGCTGTCTGGCGTGGTTCATCGTGGATGCCTCTCGCGGGGTGGATTTTGGCCTGTCCATGCTCTGGTTTCTGCTCTTCACCCCGTGTTCCTTCGTCTGCTGGTACAGACCGCTTTATGGGGCCTTCAG GAGCGACAGCTCATTCCGcttcttcgtcttcttctttgtctacATTTGTCAGTTTGGAGTCCATGTTCTACAGTCCATTGGCATCACTGGCTGGGGAACATG TGGCTGGATTGCAGCGCTAACTGGTCTGAACACCAGCATCCCAGTCGGTATCATCATGTTACTGATTGCAGCTCTGTTCACTGCGCTGTCTGTGGGCTCGCTCATAATGTTTAAAAAG GTGCATGCGCTGTACCGAACCACTGGTGCCAGTTTTGAGAAGGCTCAGCAGGAGTTTGCAACTGGCGTCATGTCAAACAAGACGGTCCAGACCGCAGCCGCCAACGCCGCCGCCAACGCTGCGACCAACGCCGCCCGCGGCGCCTTCAAGCCTCATCCATAA
- the LOC103470078 gene encoding secretory carrier-associated membrane protein 1-like isoform X2, with product MSDFDSNPFADPDFSNPFQDPSVTQVTRSAPPGGLEEYNPFTDARTAAPGNAPKPTPAPSQNTQPAIMKPTEEPPAYSQHQTQDQARAQAELLRRQEELEKKAAELDRRERELQSHGVAGGRKNNWPPLPEKLPIGPCFYHDIAVDIPIEFQKTVKIMYNLWMFHAGTLFVNMFGCLAWFIVDASRGVDFGLSMLWFLLFTPCSFVCWYRPLYGAFRSDSSFRFFVFFFVYICQFGVHVLQSIGITGWGTCGWIAALTGLNTSIPVGIIMLLIAALFTALSVGSLIMFKKVHALYRTTGASFEKAQQEFATGVMSNKTVQTAAANAAANAATNAARGAFKPHP from the exons ATGTCTGATTTTGACAGTAATCCGTTCGCAGACCCGGATTTCAGCAATCCCTTTCAG GATCCTTCGGTGACCCAGGTGACACGATCGGCCCCTCCTGGCGGTCTGGAGGAATATAACCCCTTCACAGACGCTAGAACG GCAGCGCCTGGAAATGCACCCAAACCGACGCCCGCCCCGTCCCAGAACACACAACCCGCCATCATGAAACCCACAGAAGAGCCGCCAGCTTATTCACAGCACCAGACTCAG GACCAAGCGCGTGCTCAGGCGGAGCTGCTCAGAaggcaggaggagctggagaagaaAGCTGCAGAGCTTGATCGCCGGGAGAGAGAGTTGCAGTCCCACGGAGTAGCAGGAG GCCGCAAGAACAACTGGCCTCCGCTACCAGAGAAGTTACCCATCGGTCCGTGTTTCTATCATGATATTGCCGTAGACATTCCCATTGAGTTCCAGAAGACCGTCAAGATCATGTACAACCTTTGGATGT TTCATGCAGGCACGCTCTTTGTGAACATGTTTGGCTGTCTGGCGTGGTTCATCGTGGATGCCTCTCGCGGGGTGGATTTTGGCCTGTCCATGCTCTGGTTTCTGCTCTTCACCCCGTGTTCCTTCGTCTGCTGGTACAGACCGCTTTATGGGGCCTTCAG GAGCGACAGCTCATTCCGcttcttcgtcttcttctttgtctacATTTGTCAGTTTGGAGTCCATGTTCTACAGTCCATTGGCATCACTGGCTGGGGAACATG TGGCTGGATTGCAGCGCTAACTGGTCTGAACACCAGCATCCCAGTCGGTATCATCATGTTACTGATTGCAGCTCTGTTCACTGCGCTGTCTGTGGGCTCGCTCATAATGTTTAAAAAG GTGCATGCGCTGTACCGAACCACTGGTGCCAGTTTTGAGAAGGCTCAGCAGGAGTTTGCAACTGGCGTCATGTCAAACAAGACGGTCCAGACCGCAGCCGCCAACGCCGCCGCCAACGCTGCGACCAACGCCGCCCGCGGCGCCTTCAAGCCTCATCCATAA